A genomic segment from Bradyrhizobium sp. CB1015 encodes:
- a CDS encoding polysaccharide pyruvyl transferase family protein, with product MTQRPVDVFCSRQRHLPPIPATSIPYGRVYNLFPPLSGWRSLAKADVVLWTGGLDLQDDSSLAKLCHTWLVFFIYRLLGLKIVCVCQGAGPLESPIGRFLARAVLSQAAVFMARDKGTFDLVTSLRSRARLVRSHDGIFLPGFEPVEHPTSKVFADLEKMSEEHRGPLIAINMRLWFHFTGGFLPYQFAKASFRERADERMSAFVDAFVRLIGRLRTEMDARVVLVSMYEPGIEEWEDDAMWLGQLKTSFADDPAVLLCEDDLSIPEFITLMKRFDLVIGTRLHSTLTALRQGVRAIHLSYTIKGRDIFDSLGLAEFAFDLNSFIEAPDQVFELARTTIDKKDLPARIAGITANAIVENLQALDQALVEACTGARGSGRQRSASNSRSS from the coding sequence GCGGCTGGCGATCTTTGGCGAAGGCCGACGTTGTGCTATGGACCGGCGGGCTCGACCTGCAGGACGATTCATCGCTCGCCAAGCTGTGCCACACCTGGCTCGTCTTTTTCATCTATCGCCTGCTCGGCCTCAAGATCGTTTGCGTCTGCCAGGGTGCGGGTCCGCTTGAGTCCCCAATAGGGCGCTTTCTTGCGCGGGCGGTGCTCAGCCAGGCCGCAGTCTTCATGGCGCGCGACAAGGGCACCTTCGATCTCGTCACTTCGCTTCGCTCGCGCGCCAGGCTGGTCCGCTCCCACGACGGCATCTTCCTGCCCGGATTTGAGCCGGTCGAACACCCCACCTCGAAGGTGTTCGCCGACCTTGAGAAGATGTCGGAAGAACATCGCGGGCCTCTCATCGCGATCAACATGCGTCTGTGGTTCCACTTCACGGGCGGATTCCTCCCGTATCAGTTCGCGAAGGCATCGTTCCGCGAGCGCGCAGACGAACGGATGTCGGCGTTCGTGGATGCCTTTGTCAGGCTGATCGGCCGGCTTCGCACCGAGATGGACGCGCGCGTGGTTCTGGTTTCGATGTACGAGCCGGGCATCGAGGAATGGGAAGACGACGCGATGTGGTTAGGCCAGTTGAAAACCAGTTTTGCCGATGACCCTGCGGTTTTATTGTGCGAAGATGACCTCTCGATCCCGGAGTTCATTACCCTGATGAAGAGATTCGACTTGGTGATCGGAACGCGGCTGCACTCGACCTTGACCGCGCTGAGGCAAGGCGTGAGAGCGATCCATCTTTCCTACACAATCAAGGGCAGGGACATCTTCGACAGCCTCGGGCTGGCCGAGTTCGCGTTCGATCTGAACAGCTTCATCGAAGCGCCAGACCAGGTCTTCGAGCTTGCGCGCACGACCATCGACAAAAAGGATCTGCCGGCCCGGATCGCCGGGATCACCGCGAATGCCATAGTCGAAAATCTGCAGGCGCTGGATCAGGCGCTGGTGGAGGCTTGCACCGGCGCGCGGGGTTCCGGCAGGCAGCGATCCGCCAGCAATTCGCGTTCATCCTGA